ATTCTTGTTGGATATCCATAAATAATCGGGCATTATTAACCGCTGCATAAACTTTAAGTTTGTTCCTAATTATTCCTGAATCATTTAGTAATGCATCTATTTTGTTCTGATCATAGCATGCAATTTTCTGATAGTCAAAATCATCAAATGCTTTGCAAAAATTGTCACGTTTATTAATAATTGTCTGCCAACTTAAGCCGGCCTGAAAAGCATCCAAAATTAAAAATTCGAATAGTTTCCTGTCATCATGCAGAGGCACACCCCATTCCTGATCATGATAGGCTTCCATAAGTGAATTCCCCAAACACCATTTACACTTATTCGTTTTCATCTTTTTGCATTTAAACTTCTTATCAACATTTTTCCCCCAACAAACTTATAGTAATTTTTATATACATGTTTTTACCTATTTTTATATGCTTATTGTTCCCACTAATTGCTTTCATAATTAATAAAAACACATGAAGAAAATCGGATTTGATACAGACAAATACTTAAACGAACAAAGCAAGAAAATTCACGAAAGAGTGGCAAAATTCGAGAAACTCTATCTGGAGTTTGGCGGAAAACTTTGCTATGA
This is a stretch of genomic DNA from Bacteroidota bacterium. It encodes these proteins:
- a CDS encoding DNA-3-methyladenine glycosylase I, translated to MKTNKCKWCLGNSLMEAYHDQEWGVPLHDDRKLFEFLILDAFQAGLSWQTIINKRDNFCKAFDDFDYQKIACYDQNKIDALLNDSGIIRNKLKVYAAVNNARLFMDIQQEFGSFDTYIWQFTGGSTRINAWTKMEQIPAKTAESDAMSKDLKRRGFKFVGSTICYAFMQAAGMVNDHEIDCFRYFEVDKLSE
- a CDS encoding DUF1846 family protein; the encoded protein is MKKIGFDTDKYLNEQSKKIHERVAKFEKLYLEFGGKLCY